One stretch of Procambarus clarkii isolate CNS0578487 chromosome 35, FALCON_Pclarkii_2.0, whole genome shotgun sequence DNA includes these proteins:
- the LOC138371390 gene encoding tripartite motif-containing protein 5-like isoform X2, with protein MMDNKPEECSVCFNDYAENRLRPRTLPCGHTFCSQCIDNAIKNGQLTCPSCRAEHAATASTQFPINYAVEALVRKLKNIQLTTEEVVPAKPYEGSAKGISKTLRSMVQEQMSSISRLITSCEEVLSQLGEYRGQLGDWKTHHLQLQDRLYALVEQNKSAMKLLELEDTSVVDMTTQGEEGKTQLQAMLGSLNTVNTAQEVFMTINEVDQCNMEVENWLRKCQELFPDVKTVHTSVKVQETIKEALEMMTTETGATADPIHLGDSASTINVCVGNDRCRRPSGRPWR; from the exons gataacaagccagaggaatgttcagtgtgttttaacgatTATGCCGAAAATCGGCTACGACCTCGCACACTGCCatgtggccacacattctgctcccagtgtattgacaatgctatcaagaatggtcagctgacctgccccagctgccgtgccgagcacgctgccacagcctctactcagttcccaattaactatgctgtggaggctttagttaggaaactcaaaaatatccagctaacaactgaggaagtagtgccaGCAAAACCTTATGAAGGTTCTGCCAAAGGCATCAGTAAGACATTACGTTCCATGGTGCAGGAGCAGATGAGCAGCATCAGCCgcctcattactagctgtgaagaggtactgtcccagctgggggagtaccgggggcagttgggggactggaagactcatcacctccagctccaggacagactctatgctctggtagagcagaataAGTCAGCAATGAaactcttggaactggaggataccagtgtggtggatatgacaacacaaggagaggaagggaagactcagctgcaggccatgttggggagcctcaaCACAGTCAACACAGCACAGGAAGTATTCATGACCATCAATGAAGTTGACCAATGCAACATGGAGGTAGAAAATTGGCTCcggaagtgccaggaactcttcccagatgtcaagactgtccacacctcagtgaag gtgcaggagaccatcaaggaggccctggagatgatgaccacagagacaggtgccacagctgaccccatacacctgggagactcagcctccaccattaatgtttgtgttggtaatgacaggtgcaggagaccatcagggaggccctggagatga
- the LOC138371390 gene encoding tripartite motif-containing protein 5-like isoform X1 → MMDNKPEECSVCFNDYAENRLRPRTLPCGHTFCSQCIDNAIKNGQLTCPSCRAEHAATASTQFPINYAVEALVRKLKNIQLTTEEVVPAKPYEGSAKGISKTLRSMVQEQMSSISRLITSCEEVLSQLGEYRGQLGDWKTHHLQLQDRLYALVEQNKSAMKLLELEDTSVVDMTTQGEEGKTQLQAMLGSLNTVNTAQEVFMTINEVDQCNMEVENWLRKCQELFPDVKTVHTSVKVQETIREALEMMTTETGATADTVHLGDSASSIMNKVQEITGEIHQKQLTVSF, encoded by the exons gataacaagccagaggaatgttcagtgtgttttaacgatTATGCCGAAAATCGGCTACGACCTCGCACACTGCCatgtggccacacattctgctcccagtgtattgacaatgctatcaagaatggtcagctgacctgccccagctgccgtgccgagcacgctgccacagcctctactcagttcccaattaactatgctgtggaggctttagttaggaaactcaaaaatatccagctaacaactgaggaagtagtgccaGCAAAACCTTATGAAGGTTCTGCCAAAGGCATCAGTAAGACATTACGTTCCATGGTGCAGGAGCAGATGAGCAGCATCAGCCgcctcattactagctgtgaagaggtactgtcccagctgggggagtaccgggggcagttgggggactggaagactcatcacctccagctccaggacagactctatgctctggtagagcagaataAGTCAGCAATGAaactcttggaactggaggataccagtgtggtggatatgacaacacaaggagaggaagggaagactcagctgcaggccatgttggggagcctcaaCACAGTCAACACAGCACAGGAAGTATTCATGACCATCAATGAAGTTGACCAATGCAACATGGAGGTAGAAAATTGGCTCcggaagtgccaggaactcttcccagatgtcaagactgtccacacctcagtgaag gtgcaggagaccatcagggaggccctggagatgatgaccacagagacaggtgccacagctgacaccgtacacctgggagactcagcctccagcatcatgaataaagttcaggaaatcactggagagatccaccagaagcaattaacagtaagtttcTGA